Within the Calditrichota bacterium genome, the region TCGGAGATCTTGACCTGGCCCTGTTCCTTGACGATCGTTTTGATTTCCTTGCGCAACTCCGGGATGAGTTGAGCAAGCCGCTCCTGTAAGATTGCCATACCCGGCTCCTTGTGATGTTGATATGACCTCCGGCAGCGTCATTTGACGCAATGCCTGGCGGTCGGATACAATAGTCGAATCCAAGCGCGCAAATGCCGCGCCAGTCGCGTCCGATTCCAAAAGTCAAATTAGGAAGCGGATTTTACATTGTCAAGGTGCAGTTTTATCAATGATGAACCCGGCAAAAGAAAGAAGAGGCTCCGTCGTCCGACAGAGCCTCTCCCAGACTGCGCAGTATGCCGCACCTAACCCAATCGCGCCTCGCCGCTGCCTTCCCGATGGGTCGCCCGCATCACCTGAGCTTCGATAGTCTCGAATGAGGGGATATAGAATTCATCGAATGACGGATCGAAGTCCGGCACCAGACTCGCGATTCCGGAATAGAGTTGGTCGCGGGTAAGGTTCAGACAATTCTCAAGCAGGTCGTCGAGGCGCCCCAGGAACTTATCTGGATCGACCCGGGGGGGATTGGTCATCCAGATCTTTTCGATCTGCGTCCGTCCGAATTCGGCGGTGTGGAAGAGTTCCTCATGCAGCTTTTCGCCCGGCCTTAGTCCGGTATAGACAATCTCCACTTTCCGGGGAGACTCCGAGCCGTAGAGGTGGATCATATCCCGCGCCAAATCGGAGATCCGGACCGGCTGTCCCATGTCAAGAATATAGATCAGGTTGTCGCGGTCGAAGGCGGCGGCTTGCAGCACCAATTGAACCGCCTCGGACGTGAGCATAAAGAAGCGCGTCGTATCTTTATCTGTAACCGTTACCGGCCCGCCGTTTCGAATCTGAGACTCAAACTTCGGAATGACCGAACCTGAACTCCCCATCACATTGCCAAACCGGACCGCGCAAAAGACCGAGCCTTCCGGACGCGGCTGAAGTTGCACCAAAATCTCGCAAATGCGCTTGGTCGCGCCCATTACGCTGGTGGGCCGCACCGCCTTGTCGGTCGAGATCATCACGAACCGCTCGATCCCAAAGTTCGCCGATACCGCAGCCAAAACTCTCGTCCCGATGACATTGTTGACGATTGCCGACCACGGATTGTGCTCCATCAGCGGTACGTGCTTGTAAGCGGCAGCATGGAAGACGATGCGTGGCCGATGCTGTTCGAATACCATGTTCAATAGCCGGCGCTGGCAAATGTCGCCTACCACCGGGACAAACCGCATCTCGGGGAATGTCGCGGATAATTCCTCGTGAACCGTATAAAGGCTCGCCTCGCTGAGATCGACGAGGATGACCTTGTCGGGATGGCACTGACTCACCTGCCGGCAGATTTCACTTCCGATCGATCCTCCCGCCCCGCTCACCAGCACCGTCCGCCCGCCAATCAGTTGCCGCACCGGCTTCACATCGAGTTCGACCGGCGAACGTCGCAGCAGGTCGCGCACATCGAACTTCCGGACATGTTGAAGTCCTACCTTGCCGCCTATCACTTCGGAAAGCGCCGGCAGGGTGCTTAATGCCACCGACCGCCCCAAGGTCGATCTCAGGACTTTTAAAAGTTCCCGTATCTGCTCACCGGCCACACTCGGCATGGCAACGATTATTCCATCGACCTCGAACTTCTCTACCACTAACTTCACCTGATCGCGGCCGCCCAATACCGGACAACCGTGAATCGACTTTCGCTGCTTGAATGCTGCATCGTCGATAAATCCGATCAACTTGCGGTTGTAAGCCGGGCTTTGCAGGATATCCCGGGCGATCATTTCGCCCGCATCACCGGCACCATAAATGAGCACTCGCTTTTGATCGTCGCGATTTTCATTCCGTGAAAATCT harbors:
- a CDS encoding polysaccharide biosynthesis protein gives rise to the protein MTFNWQSFLDRLQNRHVGPVMRNLILIGGDGVALTLAYFGSHFLRMSLSEWNLKLPVILSYYPLYLLGGFLVFVLTRMYRTLWRYASVDAVFYVAGVSMLAVGVPGVIHRLMGVKGFVWSFLVVEWLLLASMVGGVRLSIRWVRRFSRNENRDDQKRVLIYGAGDAGEMIARDILQSPAYNRKLIGFIDDAAFKQRKSIHGCPVLGGRDQVKLVVEKFEVDGIIVAMPSVAGEQIRELLKVLRSTLGRSVALSTLPALSEVIGGKVGLQHVRKFDVRDLLRRSPVELDVKPVRQLIGGRTVLVSGAGGSIGSEICRQVSQCHPDKVILVDLSEASLYTVHEELSATFPEMRFVPVVGDICQRRLLNMVFEQHRPRIVFHAAAYKHVPLMEHNPWSAIVNNVIGTRVLAAVSANFGIERFVMISTDKAVRPTSVMGATKRICEILVQLQPRPEGSVFCAVRFGNVMGSSGSVIPKFESQIRNGGPVTVTDKDTTRFFMLTSEAVQLVLQAAAFDRDNLIYILDMGQPVRISDLARDMIHLYGSESPRKVEIVYTGLRPGEKLHEELFHTAEFGRTQIEKIWMTNPPRVDPDKFLGRLDDLLENCLNLTRDQLYSGIASLVPDFDPSFDEFYIPSFETIEAQVMRATHREGSGEARLG